In the Zingiber officinale cultivar Zhangliang chromosome 5A, Zo_v1.1, whole genome shotgun sequence genome, tttaaaaaaaataataataaatccaaaattaaaaataacacaTTAGATATTGAACCttataaaaaacttaaaattttttccaATACATAGATAGTTTATAGAATACTATTTACCATACTCAGTAGTATACCTtcaatagatttttttttcaaaatttaaattaataaagtcTTATTTATGTTCAATGTTTTAAGAAAGATTAAATATTTTAGTAATTTTATTAATTGATAaaacatattttcaaaacttgaatataaaattttaattaataattttggaTCTCGAAagctaaaaaaaactaaattttatataaatttttttatataattaatattttaacatttttatttaaaaaaaaataaaaccgtcATTGCTGGTCTCAAGTCTGAATGAAAAAGAAtgagaaaaattatatatatatatatatatatatatatatatatatatatatatatatatatatatatatatatatatatatatatatatataagcgaaATCCTACGTGAGCTATCTGACGCGaccaaaatctaattttttttaatatctctcTCATCTGCATACAATAACTTTTCTCTCTTATCTACATGTAACAACTATAAAATTCTCATTTCTCTCTCATTTGATTGCATGCAACATCACTATACTGCTAATTTTTAAAAGTGATGTAactactacaacattgtagcaactactatacaatgctactacaacgttgtagcagttattaCACAATAGATGCTACACGTTGTAACAGTTTTTGTATAGTAGCTGTTATAACGTGTAGCAATACTATTGTGTAGCTACTATGTTGCAGCAGCTACTGCACCATTGCAGCGGTTTTTGCACCGTTGCAGCGGTTTTTACACCGTTGCAGCGACTTCTGCATCGTTGCAGCGACTTCTACATCGTTGCAGCAGCTTCTGCACCAGTGTAGTAGCTTCTACTACACTGTTGTAGTAACTTCAGTACCGTTGTAACAGCTTCTGCACCATTATAGCAACTACTgcatagttgtagcagctactgcaccgttgtaatAGCCTCGGCACCGTTGTAGCAGCCTCGGCACTGTTGTAACAGCTACTGcatagtaactgctacaagttgtagtagctactatgcatagtagctgctacaatgttgtataATCACTACCACAATAATTTTTTACATGTAATAATATGAGAGAgaagataaaatattattttaattaaaaagaaagagagaaaagttgttgcatgtagatgagagagagattaaaaaaattgagttttggCCGCGTCAGATAGCCCACGTCGGATTTCGCTCATGGTCGTGCACAAAGTGTCGCTTagcatatcaaatatatatatatatatatatatatatatataactcacAAAACCACCTCCAACTTTGGTATCAGAGACAGGATGATTTCTAACCCTATAATGAGTTTATGAGCACAACTTCTAAACACTTAGATTATCTAAATCTAGCTTTACAATCAAAGGAATACATTTTCTTAAATCCAGATAATACAATTCAGAAACTTTAGCTGGACTTGAATggaatattaatttataaaatcccAATGCTATTCTAAAACTCACttcttcttttatatatatatatatatatatagcttagTCCTCTTGGTGCATTTAAGGGATGAGAAACTTGATAAAAAATTGCTAGAGATGGAAGTGAGAAATATGCTAAAGGGATTAGTAACAAGAAACTTGGTAGAAGATCTTGTGGCGGAAGACAATTATTGGTGAGCTAAGAGTTGAGTAAAAATATATTCGAGTGTGGGCATATCTCAATTTAGATAGATTAGACTATTAAATGAGTCGAAGTCATATTGTAAATCAACTGATATAGCCAACCGAGGGCAATCAAGCGGAGTAATTGAGTAAGTATCATATtatgagtttgtttttatttgtgcaATCACCTCATTACTTATGAGTAGTTGACTAACACTATCAACTAAGACACATTCTATATTATATTTTTGttggatcagtcgattgattattTATGATCAATTGAGTGGTGCAAATATTATACAAGGAATCTAGTGGCAGAGGCAAGGGGCGCGAGGGTGTGCGTAAGCACCCCCTTACTCCAAGAAGGAAGAGCAAACTGATGTCATAGACACGACTCAGAAGGTTCTAGAGTGGAGCCTGATGCCATAGACACAACCCAGAAGGTTCTAGAGTGGAGCCTGATGCCATAGACACCACCCGGAAGGTTCAATATGATTCTAACCTAGAGCCTGATGCCTGAGTTGCGAGAGGACAAGCAAACTGAGAGATATCGTAGAGTTATGAGGTGGAAAAACCTAGAGCTGTGAGAAGGGATAACGGAATTTGGAAGCCTTCCCTCCGGCGAAACGTGGACGCTTCGTCGACGTTCAACAAAATCCAAGTTCTTGAGAGTTCGGGAAGGGAAGAGTGAAATTGTAGAAGATGAAGGAACTACGAGATTAAGCCTGGTTGTATATTCAAATTTTTGCTTATATAAAAATGGAAATGAAGTAAAGAAAATGCACTTGATAttaaaaataccatgaaaatgaaaataataaaacaaagaCCGCAATGAACAAACCATGTTCagagtaaaaaatattttgaaattgaaaagtatttttcaaaaaaataaagaagaattgTTTGCTAAAATTTTAACTGTATAATTATTAcaaattcatttttttaaaaaaaaaaatataacccATTATAACATTCACGGTCATTGGAGCTCTCAGAGAGTTTCTTCGTTGTCACATTCATACCAcgtcaaaagtaaaaaattttatacatcTCTCCGCTATCAAAAGAATCTCTTAACAACTTTTTTATAGATCCCACATCTTCTTAACCCCCATGTCATATTTCTCACCTAATTAAAAAAACAcctcaaatattatatttaaattaaaaaaattattttaattaaaaaaattatggagTCCTCGCCGAATGGGAAGGAGCTCCCTCCCGCTATGGGAGGGAGCTCTCCTGTATCGCCACATCCGCAGTGGGAGCTCCGAGCTCCCACTGTGGATGCCCATGGTAGCTAAGGAGGGTTGATTAATCTTTAGAAGAGTTGATATCAATTTCAACCTCAAAATGCTTAGAACTTGGAGAATTTAAGGATGAACAATACGTGGTTTTTGGAGCTATACTAGCTATCTTAAATTTTTGTCTAGCACCCCTTTACATTCCACTGAAGGAATCGGTTCGCAAGCCGTGGTATTCAATCAATGATAGTTGACTGATGGTTGTTTGTCAATTAATTGGTGAACCCTAGATGAAGTAGTTATTGTATTACGTGAGCTGAGGAAATGGGTTGCATCAGTCGTCGATTTATAGGTGCGACATCAACATCACCGTGTCAAATTTTGGTTGCGTGGAGGAGCCTTTAGAAGAGAGTTCAGAGGCCACAAAGACAATAAAAGTAGATTGAttactttattatttttattgttgtttTGTTGATCTACATTTAAAGCCCTATGATTCAATTGTAAGCCTCCATAGTTATCCACCtcgtacaatttttttttaagaggAGAAAGATAGATATTCGAAGAATGATCATTAAAGATCATAGACGGTGGATTAGGAGTTTGGGGCTACTGAACCATATCAAATTGTCTAGTGTGTTGTTGTACATGCTTGTTTTACTTAGTATTAACTTTGTTTTATGACCTCGATGAGGTTGcaccaagaaaaaaaaaagttacttTTTGTTAGtgtggaaagcatccgacgatcgaatctaagttttgataatggcaaagagattcaaagttaagattctttgttatctatcatgttgaataagtgtttcaggaaagtcctaactgcggttaggcaggtgaaaaccctaggggtgataaccctaggtcctagggggtggtaaccctaggtggagaaaagtcctagctgcggttaggcaaaggaaaaaccctagggggcggtaaccctaggtcatagggggcggtaaccctatgcggaaagtcttggtggattgagtgcttcaggcaaaagtcctaggggggtaaccctaggtggaaagtcctggtgtcgcaaaccaggtgaaagactagaccagCCGGAAagtggaagtccagcagaaagtccggaagtatcgagcgccgagcaaaagtccagtcgatctggaggatcacactggcaataggtaaatctcctgagtggagtaggtgaggacacgttccccgtagagggaacagtaggcatcgggtcgacctagggttttcggttggaaatccgaaatcagacccggacagtccggagactgtcaaactttcatattcatactattattgtgtactaactttgtgttgtaggtattttgggactaacatgtttgTAGGTACGAAAAACACAaagtacacctcggatgaacagtgtctgaggcgcctccatggggcttgaaggcgcctcgggtgcaagccgaagccagctgtccagaggagttggaggcgccttcatggggactgaaggcgccttggaccgtggcttgaaggcgccttggagtggtgttggaggcgccttaaggtggataatgagcagcggTCAATGCTTGATCGACAGCAGATTAATCGGGATAAAACCTTAGGTTGGAGGCGCATTGGAGCTTAATGAAaacaccttgaacaccctttataagggtgtcTCGAAGCAGCAGCCAATACAActcattccaagcaatccttctgcgactagctgctaacgacacgatcccgaagtgctgcaacgaccccCCGACGatccggagctccgaatcttcagttattcatattgtcgtcggtataatttaatcatttcttattgattattgtacttcacttgtaattctatttgagctattagttgttgcccacggtaaacgatcaaggatcgcggccttcgagtaggagtcgagctcggctccgaacgaagtaaatacccTCGTGTTTGCgttgtttttctctttttttccgctgcgttactcaagTGTTTAATTGAACGATTTACGATTCTGAACCGAGTGAAAGCTAAAATTTTTCTATTTAATGTTGTAGTTTTCCTAGTCTACTCATCAATCAACTAGATACAAAAATTTTCTATTTAATGTTGTAGTTGTACTAGTCTACTACTAATCAATCAACTAGATAATTGACTGATGAAGGTTGAGTTGACTCGAACAGATCGACCAGTGAGcaaaaagttattttttataGCCGAGTCGACTGAGGAATGAACTGATTGATGACCAAGTCTAATTGATTGCTACTACAACAAAAAGACTTAGAAAGAGTCGTTGATTTAAAAAAGCTACAAGATAACGGTCAGATCAGCTAATGATTATAGTGCATTAGCCAGATCAGTAGAATGGTCAAGACAATATGAAGTTGGATGAAGGCCCATAAAAAGGTATTTATGCAAGAGATTTGAAGCTAACATTCCCAGATATAATGCAAACATTTCTAAGTCAGCATTGTAACACTCTGTTCTTTAATTTCTGATTGTAATCAATCTGAGAGATCATAAGAGGTTTCTTGTCAGCAAGAGGTTTCATAACTTCCATCAGTTGTTCGAGAAGGAGAAAAAATAGTGATTGTTCGGAAGTAATCATCAACCAACAGATTATAGGTCTTGAAATAGGAGCTTAAGGGTTATGGAACCACTTTACAGCTAAgtgtttttgtttatattttttttattttccgttGCATATTTGTATGAACTTACCTTGCTAAGAAATTAGTAagattattttaagttttgaattcaGGGACGGTCATTCTTCAATCATCTACTTCCAGTCGCAACAATCTTGACTCGATCAAATCCGCGTTCGAAGCCCACCCTTCCATCACCTATAACCATAAGTCAAATGCTTCAGTAGGTTCAAGCTTAGCATGTTCAAATGAATCAGTGCTTGACTAACCCAATAGctaataaatacaaaataattaaatttgatttttttttcaaggtTATTTACATCCTCATTTGGTCACAAGTTTAGGTCTCAGTAAAAAGATACCAATGAGGCTACTGCACGTATTAACTCATTGTGTTCTCAAATGGCTTCTAAATGAAAATAGCAttgccatccaactttaacctgTTTGACTATCATGTTCGTGAAATGGCATTAGTATTGACACATGAAACACTGGGTGCCTTCATCAAAAAAGAGTTTAAGGCTAAACAGTATATCAATGCTCCAACTCACCCTGAGATCTCAAATGACCAACAAATTTAGGAGCTAGTTTCTTGCCGAGATGAACTGTTCTACCCCTTTCTTCGGCAACACACGTAGAGAAACATAGTTTCCTACCTCAAACTCTAATTCCGACTGACATAGctttcttgacaaataaggtaTATGTTCTCCTCTTGGATTAGCCATCCTTCTGAGGGCAGTATGTTGGACAAACCTCAACCTTGTCCCTGAAGTCGCATACAAGCTCTCCTACAATCAAGAAGTAAAATTAAGCCACGCCGAATAATCCGATGATTGTGTCTCACCCCTTCTCGCCACTGGCAGAGCCCCAAAACAAAATCAATGGCAAAGTGTTTCCACTTCCTCTTTGGTACAAGATACCTAGTGAGAGAGCTATACAAGCATATCTAGTGCATATATAAGAAAATTAGACTTGCCATGCTGTCAAAAATTTGTTGCATAAATCAGAATAGAGTGTTTTGTGGGAATGGCTCGAGCACCTATGAAATTTTATGCGTTGATGGGGCTGAGGGTAGATGATTTTCCAAAATGGGGAGAGAGTTTATGGTTCCATAGGAGGCTAATTGGGTAGTACAATGCTAAACAAAGAAGGGTGAGGTCGAAACTAAGCAGCAGCAGAGAATAGAGAGCTATGACGAACGAATTAGTAGCAGCAGAGCTTAAGATGGGTGGGGGGGAGGGGAGGTTTTATAAAAATGAGATAATGAGATCAGAGGGGGGCAAAGATGGATAGTTTTAGGGTTACAATAGAGAAGAGCACCTGACTAGGAAAAGAGCTACATGCAACACAATGAAAAAGAAATGGGAGGACCACAACACAGAGAAGAGTAATGGCCAAAGACAGAGAGGAAGGGAAGAAACAAAATATTATCATACTTGAAGCTCACCAAGCAAGAGCCTGAAAAAAATTGACCGTATTATCATATTTGAAGGAGAAGCTTACCAAGCAAAAGTCTGAAAAATGGCACATATTGTTATATGTCATGGCTCCTGCTTAGATAAGAAAGTCCAGGTTTTAAACAATATGTACTTCACAGTGGCTAAGATGCTGCATAATAAGATTACTAGCAGACACTACCACAGTCATTAAACCCTTGTACCTAATAAACCAAACACCAAAGTAAATAGGATAGGAGCAACTTGAGCCTGCACAATACTATATCCACATAATACCAAAAGGAAATACCCAACATAGTGACCTCaataaaattgcttagtaagtacACTGCAGAATTTAATAATCTACAAGTGACCCAGTAGTTAGGAACAATAGCCATTTATCCAGATACACTTCtgaaaaacaaaaataagaaaaaaggACATCAATGGATTTTCTcatgaataaataattaattatgggCAAATGTACCTAAGACTGATCAAATTGTCACTAATTTTTCAATGTTCCTGGTTTGTATTCCGACTACAAATAACACAATAAAGAGCCGGTGGAACAAAGTTGCAAGAGAAGCTCAATAATAAGGGTGAGCTTTTCATTCCATCAATTCCTTTTGATGAGATAAAGTTAGTAAACAATGAAAAATTGACCATGGAAACCAAACAAAAGCACACTAAATTACTGCCCATCAGGTCAACATAAGGTCATTGGCACCAAGATGAGGAGGGCGCATACATACTTGAACCTCATGCTCTTCAGGGCCAGCACTATGCTTAGGAATCATAATCTCTAATACGGTGCCTGATTCATCGTAGTAGGCTTCGATCTTTGCATCTTCTGGAATCCGTGTAGGTAGTGGTATTTCTCTTACAAATTCTCCTGGAGGGCAATGCTCAGGGGAAGGATCTGTCAGTTTGAATGTCCTATCGTGCCGCTTTATATAGGGCATCCGAGCAGTACTGACACAGGATATTTTAACTATTCCATGTGTAAGATTGTTTTTCCAGGATACCTTCACTCGTTGCTGATCAGAGAAAGGCAGGCTAACCATAATCAGGTATCCTTCTTCATCCTCATAGATCGTTTTCGCAGCAGTCACTGGGCCACATGCATGCCTCATCACACCAGTGAACTCATTTGCCCATGAAGGCTCAGCTGGATGTACTTCCATATCCTGAGGCCTGTCTGAATATGGATTACCAGTCATACCGCAATCCTCATTTCCTCCATGGGAAAAGAAGTCCTTTCTGCGCTTACTACACACAGGAGAAAGATCCATACCATCTCCACTTGAATGATTTGATGGCTGGGTTGACAGATTGAGTCCCGAACCATTAAGCAATTTCCTTGAAGTGGGTTGTGATGTATTCTTCAAAGGTGGTGGAGGTCTCTCAAGCTCAAAATCTGTGCTTGGAAGAGTCCTCCAGGACTCATAATCGATAGCTTCGGGGGGGATGGAGAAATTGAGGTCCCTTCCAGTGAGCTCCATCCACTTCTTATGATCAGCCTCTATGACTGCTGAAAGGTTCGGAGACCTTACCACTTCAATCCCATGGACGCACTGAGGGTTAGATAACCCTCTGTACTGCTTCCTCTGCATCCGGTGAGATCGCATGAACCCTTTGTCAACACCAAATGGGAACTGAGGCTCTCCTTGGCGTGAGTGGCCGTTCATGTAACTTCGCAGCTGCATCTTTCCCAGCGCGTTCTCTGGCCTCTCCTTGAAGACCCACATGTACATGTTTTCCATGTCATGCTGGACGAGAAACACATCGAGACGGAGGTCGGACTTGTCAAACCCTGAGACACCATTTGCATCTCGAACGACCTTGCACTTGGATTTCTCTACAAGCGCAGGCTTAAAATAAAAACTGAAGAAAAACCATGCTCCCCATATGCTGTCCCCTCTCTTGGCGCACTTACGGGCTCCGGCAGCACTAGCAATGCTACCTGCCTTGGGGAGGTTGAGGAGAGCATCAGCCTCACAGATCTGGGGGCCCAGGCTGACGTCCAACATATCCATAGGGTCAGGATCCCAGGGCTGTGGCGGAGGGGATTGGTCAACCAAGAGAGGAAGATTGATGTCCGGCGGGCTGGAAAGGGCGCTGTGGTGATGCTGGTGGATGACAGAGAGCTCCCGGTCACTGTCTTCAAGAGGGGAGATGGCCATCCCCGGCAGGCCTGCAGGATCCATGGAGAGGAGGGTGGAAGGGTGGTGATGGAGGTGGTGGTTCTCCATGGACAGGGTGGTAAGGATGGACTCGCCCATGGCGTGCTCTCGCTCCCCCCTATCTGTctcttcctcttcaagattaCCACCCCCTTTCACCTTCCAATCCAGCCTACCTGGTAGGGTTCGAGACCTACAAGATCCAACAGAAGCATCCAacatatatataaacaaaatccACAATTCCATTACAACCAAATTCTTAACAACCAAACCAAATCCCTTTTCAGTGCTCGCCCcgtgaaaaaaaatagaaactttAGCCAATTTCTCGCATCAAAGAAGCAACAAATTGTAAACTTCAACATCCATCTTTAAACCTAAAATCAATCAGCCCCCCGTAAAACAAGGGGCAGGGAATGGAAAGATAAAACAGGGAGACCCCCACACACAGATGAAACCTAACCTCGCCTCCGGTCAAGCAGAAGCTACTACATCAACTCTTATTCTAACCCTAAAACGAAGAAAATCATCAAAAGCATACCTTTTGGAGCTAGAAGGAGGCAAAAAGGGTTGAAATCGTGAAAGAACAAAGCAATCTGGACGCCTCCGTTGCGGCGGCCGCCGCCTCCATTAGCGCGAGGGATcgcgagaggagaggagaggagaaggaaggggaGGAAGGAAGGGCAACGGTGACGGTGCCGTTTAAGAAACCAGCGGGACTTGGGAGTTGGGACCCGGCCTCCACCGGATGAGACCCGAGTTTGCCGTTAACTAACGGAGACGACACGGTCCCTTCTTAGCTGTGTGACTGACCTGGTTGTTTTTGGATTTATAcccttaattattttattaattgtggTGATGGATTTTCGACCCCTATTTTCGTATTTTAACAAATTGTTGttggaattttaattgtttttttcGTAACAATGAGGAGAATAAGTTATCATACAATCTCTATTCAATTTGTCAAATTCTACTGTTACACATTGACTTATAGAAATATAATTATTGCTATAAATCCATTTCTTAATTTTCTTTCATTTCAATTTCTTATAGaattattttgatatatatagatatatattttttaagttatataTTTTAATCACCTTTCTATCATTATAATACTATATAAAAAAGATTGATTTTTAAAGTCTCCGTAATCCAAGAGTTACTCTTCATTTAAaacgaaattttaaaaataatcaatTGCATTATCACATATTTAATgattattttaattatctttCTAATAGTGACTCAAAATTTTGCAAGGATTAGATTCTTGATTCCAGTTGTATGTTTCATGTGTGTACCTACAGTGATTAGTTTAGGGCTGGCTGTTGGCATGGCATATGGCGAGTCATAATATATCCTCGATAAAGGGTGCAtttagttcaagttatcatgtataatcttggttatgtgattaccaggtaatcacataactaaggttatggggaataaaacataaccaaatgttatttggtttaacctaggtaatgcaacaaaaacttatttgtttgaaggttttaatgaatatcttagtttaatattttaccgaaTTACCcacagttacaaaatcaactatacataatattattattattattattatttttatgtttttttacttttctttttcttgtattttttttacttttttatgtgtttttttatttttttaatgtttttatattttttatattattcatatttatatattttttatttttttacattttttaaattttaaattttatttatttattttatttttttattttttattttaaaattttttaaaattttataatttttttatttttaaaattttttaaaattttttatttttattttttaaaaaaaattaaatttttattttttaaaaaattttaaaatttttatttttttaaaaaaaatattttttaaaaaattttaaacattttttttattttttttacatttttaaatattttttttacattttttctcttttttccatgttttttcttatcggaggctatttttggtataaaaaattcgttaaccccggaatcaagaaaaaccttaggagGTGTTTGGTACGTGcgttttccatttttattttctggaaaacgcgcgttttctggaaaatggtgtttggtttgcgttttccgtgcgcgttttctaaaaaattggctatcgttttctagaaaaacagagaatgacaaaaagtcgttttctgttttctagaaaacgcgtgtTTTCCAGAAAATCAAAATGGAAACGATGCAAACCAAACGCactcttagttttctgaggttttccgattccgggctgcatgacccttttgctgacgtgtcgggcatggaacgtTACTTGGGAATCattgaatacctaaaccaaacaagatttttgttgataaccttggatggataaccaaggttatcatgaataaccccgaaccaaacgcaccctaagggtGTATTTGGTTAGAGGTTATTtctgataaccttggttatccatc is a window encoding:
- the LOC121981334 gene encoding uncharacterized protein LOC121981334, with product MGESILTTLSMENHHLHHHPSTLLSMDPAGLPGMAISPLEDSDRELSVIHQHHHSALSSPPDINLPLLVDQSPPPQPWDPDPMDMLDVSLGPQICEADALLNLPKAGSIASAAGARKCAKRGDSIWGAWFFFSFYFKPALVEKSKCKVVRDANGVSGFDKSDLRLDVFLVQHDMENMYMWVFKERPENALGKMQLRSYMNGHSRQGEPQFPFGVDKGFMRSHRMQRKQYRGLSNPQCVHGIEVVRSPNLSAVIEADHKKWMELTGRDLNFSIPPEAIDYESWRTLPSTDFELERPPPPLKNTSQPTSRKLLNGSGLNLSTQPSNHSSGDGMDLSPVCSKRRKDFFSHGGNEDCGMTGNPYSDRPQDMEVHPAEPSWANEFTGVMRHACGPVTAAKTIYEDEEGYLIMVSLPFSDQQRVKVSWKNNLTHGIVKISCVSTARMPYIKRHDRTFKLTDPSPEHCPPGEFVREIPLPTRIPEDAKIEAYYDESGTVLEIMIPKHSAGPEEHEVQVCMRPPHLGANDLMLT